The Streptomyces tubercidicus DNA segment TCCGGCTGGAGTTGAGGCCGACCTCGATGATCTTCAAACCGGGGCCGTCCAGCACGTTCGCGCTCGGCACCGCGCAGTCGGTGAACTCCACCTGGTAAGTGCCTGCCGATCGCAGGCCGATCATGTCCCAGCGCTTGACCACCTCGACGCCCGGGGTGCCGCGCGGCACCAGCACCGCGTGGTAAGAGGCCACCCCCTTCGCCCCGGCCGACTTGGCGAACACCACGAGGTAGTCGGCAAAGCCGGAGTTGGTCGAGAACATCTTCTCGCCATTGAGCACCACGTCGTCGCCGCGCCTGGTCAGCGTAGTGGTCAGGTTGATCAACTCGCTCCCGGCCGCGCGCTCGCTGCCGAGCGCCGACGCGTAGCCGGGCTCACGGGTCATCGCCGTGAGGTAGCGCTCCTTCAGCTCCTGCGATCCGTACAGCTGGACCATCGAGCTACCGAGGATGGAGATCAGCAGCGTGAAGGCCGACCCGGCGTCGGCGTAGGCGAGTTCCGAGACAATGTCGACGCTGTCGGCCAGGCTCAGGCCGGCGCCGCCGTACTCGGTGGGGAGCCACCAGTTCATCAGTCCGAGCTTGTGCAGCGGCCGGTACAGCTCCAGTGGCGGCTCCGCTCCCGAATCGAACTCCGCGTCGTGTCCGAGAAGAGTGCTCTGTGCGAACTCGCGGAACGTCCGCAGCGCCTCGGCCGACGAAAGCGCGGGTGACTGGACATCAGGATGCATCGGTCGTTCCTCTCAGGACACCGGCGGCTGGAACATGCGCCGGAAGGTGAAGGCTTCCGGGGTCGGCCCCTTGGCGTTGAGCATCTCTAGCCGGGCCATGCTTTCGTTGACGTCAGGCAGGGTGCCGGCGGGCAGCCACCACAGCACCGACGGCGCGCTGCGCGGCGGCTTGAACCAAGTGCGGCGCATCCTCAGTGACTCGGCGTGATCGCCGCGGTAGGTGAAGTCCCGCAGCGACTCCATGGACTCCCACACCGAGATGTTCAGCATGTACGGGTCCTCGGGAAGGTCAAACAGGGACTCCAGCCGGAAGACGAAGCCCGGTGCCTTGCGCGCGAGGGCGTCGATCTCCAGGGCCAGCTCGTGGAAGCCGGCCAGGGTCTCCGACTTCAGCGAATCGACGGCGTACAAGATGTTCGCCTGGGCCAGATGGTATTGGTCGCTCATCGCCTGAAAACCTCCTGGGGGTTAGGCAGGTAGCCGGTCTCGACGAAGTAGTCGATGGTGGCAGCGAGCACCTCGGCGGTCACCGGGGGGCAGGAGACCTCGACGGTCGCGAGTGCCTCAAGGGTGGCTGCGGACTCGAAGGTCAAGTTGCCGAGGCCGTCAGAGTTCAGGAAATTCTCGGAGAAGGCAGGGAGCACCGGGTGAGCCGCGTTGTCCGGGGCACCGCGCACCATGTCGGCCCACAGCCCCGAAGGGAGCTCGGACAGCGAGTAGCCATGGGCGGTGAGGGCGGCGATGACAGCGGCGAACGGCACCCGATCCGGGTTGGACAGATGGAACGTCCCGCCGAGCGACTGCCCCTCGCAGGCCAGGCCCGCGATGGCCGCCGCCGCGTAGTCGATCGGGATGATGTCGCTGGTCAGCTCAGTCGCGGGCGCCACGCCCAGCTGGACGCAGCCCTTGACGACACGCCAGAGCACATCGTCCTCGTGGCACGCCCCCGTCCCGTGGTGGCCGAACAGTCGGGAGGGCCGATACGTCGAGACCGGCAGGCCGCGCTCGCGCGCGATCGCCACCAACCCCTCCGCGACCCACATGCCCCGGTCGTGATCGTCCGTCAGGGCGGCTCCCGGCCCGGTGCGCGAGTCCTCGGCCAGCGCCTGCCCGTCCGGGCTCCGCTCCCCGAAGACGGCGAGCGTCGAGACATGGTGCACCGGCACCGTCCGGTGGCGCGCGGCCATCCGCAGCACCTCCGCGGTTCCGCTGGAACTCGCGGACCCGGGCTCCTCGGAGAGATCCAGCGCGTCGGCGGCGCCGCAGTGGAATACGCCGTCCACCGTCTCGGCCAGCGCGTCGAACTGATCCGGCGTCAGGCCGAGCCGCGGCTGGGCGAGGTCGCCGGGCACTGGGACCAGCCGCTCGGTCAGGTCGTCGTCCCGGAGCCGGTAGCCGCGCAGCGTGTCCCGCAGCAGTGCCACGCCCTGCCCGGCGTCGGCCGCCTCGACCAGGCAGTGCACGGTGGCCGAGGTCCGATCGAGGAGTTCGCGCAGCAGGAAGGCGCCGAGGAAACCCGTGGCACCAGTGACGAACAGGTGCTCGGACTCCGCCAAGGCGGCGGGGGCGGTGGTTGCGGCGGGGACGATGTCCTTGGCCAGCAACAGCTGTGCCGAGCCCTCCTGCTCTGGCGGCGCCACGGTCGTCTCGTCCTCGTCGGCCAGGATGGCGGCGATGCGTGCGGCCAGCCCGTCGGGCGTCGGGGTCTGATACACGGCGTTGGCCGACAGGTGGCCGGTCAGGCCGAGCAGGTGCACGAGCCGATTGCGCAGTTCAAGCGAGGCCAGGGAGTCGAAGCCGAGCGCCATCAGCGGCAGGTCGGGGTCGACGTCGGCGGCCGAGGCCAGATTCGCGACCTCTGCGGCGTGCTGGGTGATGATCCGGATCAGCTCGGCGTGGCGTTGCGCGGCGGGCAGGCCGGTGAGGAACTCGCGCAGACTCTCGCGGTCCTCGGCGCCACTGTCCGCCTGCACCGCGCTCCTGGCCGTGCGCCACCGCGGCGTATCCCGGACCATGTCGCGCAGCATCGCCGGGATCAGCCGGGCGTCGAGGGCCCGGGTCACTTGGATGCGGCAAAGGATGGCGAGCGGGCTATCGGCGGCCCGGGCCGCGTCGAACAGCGCGCTGCCGTCCTGGGAGTCCAGCGGCAGCAGGCCCCAGCGGGCGAGCCGGGCGTGGTCCACCTCGGTCAGGCCTCCGGTCATGCCGGTGCCGAGCTCCCACGGTCCCCAGGCCAGCGAGCTGCCCGGCAGCCCCTGCGCCCGGCGGTGGTGCACCAGGGCGTCGAGGAAGGTGTTGCCCGCCGCGTAGTTGCCCTGCCCCGGCGTGCCGAGGACGCCCGCCACCGAGGAGTACATGATGAAGGCGGACAGTTCGCTGTCCCGGGTCAGCAGGTGCAGGTTGACCGCGCCGTCCACCTTGGCCCGCATGACGCGCTCGACCTGGTCTTCGGTGAGCGTGTCGATGGTGCCGTCGGCGAGCAGGCCGGCCGCGTGGACCACGGCCCCGAGCGGGCGGTCGGCGGGGATGGCGGCCAGCAACGCGGCGACCGCGTCATAGTCGGCGACGTCGCACGCCACGACCTCGGCGGAGGCCCCGAGTTCGGCCAGCTCCGCGACGAGTGCGCGGACCCCGGGGGCGCTCTCGCCGCGCCGGCCGGCCAGCAGCAGGTGCCGGATACCGTGCTGCTTCACCAGGTGCCGCGCGAGC contains these protein-coding regions:
- a CDS encoding acyl-CoA dehydrogenase family protein; the encoded protein is MHPDVQSPALSSAEALRTFREFAQSTLLGHDAEFDSGAEPPLELYRPLHKLGLMNWWLPTEYGGAGLSLADSVDIVSELAYADAGSAFTLLISILGSSMVQLYGSQELKERYLTAMTREPGYASALGSERAAGSELINLTTTLTRRGDDVVLNGEKMFSTNSGFADYLVVFAKSAGAKGVASYHAVLVPRGTPGVEVVKRWDMIGLRSAGTYQVEFTDCAVPSANVLDGPGLKIIEVGLNSSRILIGAIALGVARRIRDLCLEYAIAKPLAGHKLIENAVFAGKIGQMEMQIEVMRNQCLAAARDYDEVMAMPDPAREFLQRGALRSALTAKMFCGQTGWQIATVGSEMFGGLGYTNDMPISKYLRDIRAVTIVEAGDDVLRELVFRRFVLPSDRRI
- a CDS encoding DUF3291 domain-containing protein, which encodes MSDQYHLAQANILYAVDSLKSETLAGFHELALEIDALARKAPGFVFRLESLFDLPEDPYMLNISVWESMESLRDFTYRGDHAESLRMRRTWFKPPRSAPSVLWWLPAGTLPDVNESMARLEMLNAKGPTPEAFTFRRMFQPPVS